In one Streptomyces sp. T12 genomic region, the following are encoded:
- a CDS encoding DUF6314 family protein translates to MGEFWPVPDVLAYLAGSWRVERSVRDFASGAGGAAGEFSGTTVFSPLEGGGLLHHESGTFVWQGVPRPAERTLRFLPGAARGTADVRFADGRPFHDLDLSSGRYIADHPCSADLYRGEFTVLDEDHWRTVWRVRGPAKDLVLSTDYAREG, encoded by the coding sequence ATGGGCGAGTTCTGGCCAGTACCGGACGTTCTGGCGTATCTGGCCGGGAGTTGGCGGGTCGAACGGTCCGTGCGCGACTTCGCGAGCGGGGCGGGCGGGGCGGCCGGGGAGTTCTCCGGCACGACGGTTTTCAGCCCACTGGAGGGCGGCGGGCTGCTGCACCACGAGTCCGGCACGTTCGTCTGGCAGGGCGTGCCCCGACCCGCCGAGCGGACGCTGCGTTTCCTGCCGGGCGCCGCGCGCGGCACAGCGGACGTACGGTTCGCCGACGGGCGGCCCTTCCACGACCTGGACCTGTCGTCCGGGCGGTACATCGCCGATCACCCGTGCTCGGCGGACCTCTACCGGGGCGAGTTCACCGTCCTCGACGAGGACCACTGGCGGACGGTGTGGCGGGTGCGCGGCCCGGCCAAGGACCTCGTCCTCAGCACCGACTACGCACGCGAGGGCTGA
- a CDS encoding histidine phosphatase family protein — MSLRVTFVAAARSSPLLAERFEDDRPLDQAGWDEVQGVARDLLPLAAAELRYCSPTPRSRATGDALGYAPLVQLALRDCDMGRWRGLTLGEAMAREPEAVDAWLADPRGTPHGGESLLAFIARVGGWLDTRPVEDGGRIVAVAEPSVIRAALVYALKAPPATYWNIDVRPLSTTTVTGRAGRWYLRFDGAPAQPSRA; from the coding sequence ATGTCGCTTCGGGTCACGTTCGTCGCCGCCGCGCGCAGCTCCCCGCTGCTCGCGGAGCGCTTCGAGGACGACCGGCCACTGGACCAGGCCGGCTGGGACGAGGTGCAGGGCGTTGCGCGCGACCTGCTGCCACTGGCGGCGGCCGAGCTGCGCTACTGCTCGCCGACCCCGCGCAGCCGCGCCACCGGCGACGCCCTCGGCTATGCCCCGCTGGTGCAACTCGCCCTGCGGGACTGTGACATGGGCCGCTGGCGCGGGCTCACGCTCGGCGAGGCGATGGCCCGGGAGCCGGAGGCGGTGGACGCCTGGCTGGCCGACCCGCGCGGCACACCGCACGGCGGCGAGTCGCTGCTCGCGTTCATCGCCCGCGTCGGCGGCTGGCTGGACACCCGGCCCGTGGAGGACGGCGGCCGTATCGTCGCCGTGGCCGAACCCTCCGTGATCCGCGCCGCCCTGGTGTACGCGCTGAAGGCGCCGCCCGCCACGTACTGGAACATCGATGTACGCCCCCTGTCGACGACCACCGTGACCGGCCGCGCGGGCCGCTGGTACCTCCGCTTCGACGGGGCGCCGGCTCAGCCCTCGCGTGCGTAG
- a CDS encoding PLP-dependent aminotransferase family protein, whose protein sequence is MHERSSVGELASQLRRELDRYSPGGKLPSSRALVERFRVSPVTVSRALAQLSAEGLVVTRPGAGAFRAEPHARSASVGDTSWQEVALSADAATELVPRSVDASGVLVSLSAPPPGVIEFNGGYLHQSLQPERAMSAALSRAGRRPGAWGRPPMEGLPELREWFARSIGGPGGAVTAAEVLITAGGQSALTTALRALAPPGAPVLVESPTYPGMLAIARAAGLRPVPVPVDADGVRPSLLADAFRATGARVFVCQPLFQNPTGAMLAPDRRGEVLRIAREAGAFVVEDDFVRRLVHEDAGPLPRPLAADDPDGVVVHVSSLTKATSPSFRLSALAARGPVLERLRAIQVVDTFFVPRPLQEAALELVGSPAWPRHLRAISAELKTRRDAMTSALRLDLPELALPHIPSGGYHLWLRLPDGTGGTSRAFGPGGESALASAALRAGVAITPGRPYFSAEPPAGHLRLSFAAVAGVGEITEGVRRLRAACDEVL, encoded by the coding sequence ATGCACGAGCGTAGCAGTGTCGGTGAACTGGCGAGTCAGCTGCGGCGAGAGCTGGACCGCTACTCTCCGGGTGGAAAGCTCCCGTCGAGTCGAGCCCTTGTCGAACGGTTCCGGGTGAGCCCGGTGACCGTCTCCCGTGCCCTCGCGCAGCTGTCCGCCGAGGGCCTGGTGGTCACCCGGCCCGGCGCCGGAGCCTTCCGCGCCGAGCCGCACGCGCGGTCCGCTTCCGTCGGGGACACCTCCTGGCAGGAGGTGGCGCTCAGCGCGGACGCCGCCACGGAGCTCGTGCCGCGCTCGGTGGACGCCTCCGGCGTGCTGGTCTCGCTGTCCGCTCCGCCGCCCGGCGTGATCGAGTTCAACGGTGGTTACCTGCACCAGTCGTTGCAGCCCGAGCGGGCGATGTCCGCCGCGCTGTCCCGGGCCGGCCGTCGCCCCGGCGCGTGGGGGAGGCCGCCCATGGAGGGGCTGCCGGAGCTGCGGGAGTGGTTCGCGCGCAGCATCGGCGGGCCGGGCGGCGCCGTCACGGCCGCCGAGGTGCTGATCACCGCGGGCGGCCAGTCGGCCCTGACGACCGCGCTGCGGGCACTCGCTCCGCCGGGAGCGCCGGTGCTGGTCGAGTCGCCCACCTACCCGGGCATGCTGGCCATCGCCCGCGCGGCCGGTCTGCGCCCGGTCCCCGTCCCGGTCGACGCCGACGGTGTACGGCCGTCCCTGCTCGCCGACGCCTTCCGGGCGACCGGCGCCCGCGTGTTCGTCTGCCAGCCGCTGTTCCAGAACCCGACCGGCGCGATGCTCGCCCCCGACCGGCGCGGCGAGGTGCTGCGCATCGCGCGCGAGGCCGGTGCCTTCGTCGTCGAGGACGACTTCGTGCGGCGGCTGGTGCACGAGGACGCGGGACCCCTGCCGCGTCCGCTGGCCGCCGACGATCCCGACGGCGTCGTCGTCCATGTCTCCTCCCTGACCAAGGCGACCTCGCCGAGCTTCCGGCTGAGTGCGCTCGCCGCCCGTGGGCCGGTGCTGGAGAGGCTGCGCGCCATCCAGGTCGTCGACACCTTCTTCGTGCCCCGGCCCCTGCAGGAGGCCGCGCTCGAACTGGTGGGCTCGCCCGCCTGGCCGCGCCATCTGCGGGCGATCTCCGCCGAGTTGAAGACGCGTCGCGACGCGATGACGTCCGCCCTGCGCCTCGACCTCCCCGAACTCGCCCTCCCGCACATCCCGTCCGGCGGCTACCACCTGTGGCTCCGCCTGCCCGACGGAACGGGGGGCACCTCCCGGGCTTTCGGCCCTGGGGGAGAGTCCGCCCTGGCCTCCGCCGCCCTGCGTGCGGGCGTCGCGATCACGCCCGGCCGTCCGTACTTCAGCGCGGAACCTCCGGCCGGGCATCTGCGGTTGAGCTTCGCGGCGGTGGCGGGGGTGGGGGAGATCACGGAGGGGGTACGGCGGCTGCGGGCGGCCTGTGACGAGGTGCTCTAG
- a CDS encoding DMT family transporter has product MGTENSATAPRSIAVTTPTTPAIPATPATPARTTLRGTLQAALGVAAFSLTFPATAWGLEGFGAWSLVAVRSVLAALIAGGCLLLLRVPLPARRHWAGLAVVAAGVVVGFPLLTTLALQTSTTAHAAVVVGLLPLTTALFSALRVGTRPSRTFWTAAFAGAAAVVAFTVQQSGGALTTADLYLFAALVVCAAGYTEGGRLARVMPGWQVIGWALVLCLPLSVPAAALALSYEPVHLTWHGVTGVLWVAAGSQFLGLVVWYRGMAAIGIPKASQLQLAQPLLTLVWSVLLLGEHLTVAAPLTAAAVLVCIAVTQRARG; this is encoded by the coding sequence ATGGGAACAGAGAATAGCGCTACCGCTCCAAGGTCGATAGCAGTCACTACGCCGACCACCCCGGCCATCCCGGCCACCCCGGCCACCCCGGCCAGGACAACCCTCCGTGGCACCCTCCAGGCCGCCCTCGGTGTCGCGGCCTTCTCGCTCACCTTCCCCGCCACCGCCTGGGGCCTGGAGGGTTTCGGCGCCTGGTCCCTGGTCGCCGTGCGCAGCGTGCTGGCCGCGCTGATCGCGGGCGGCTGTCTGCTCCTCCTGCGCGTGCCGCTCCCCGCCCGCCGGCACTGGGCGGGCCTCGCGGTGGTCGCCGCCGGAGTGGTCGTCGGCTTCCCCCTCCTCACCACCCTGGCGCTTCAGACGTCGACCACCGCGCATGCCGCCGTCGTGGTCGGGCTGCTCCCGCTCACCACCGCCCTGTTCTCCGCCCTGCGCGTCGGCACCCGCCCCTCCCGCACCTTCTGGACGGCGGCCTTCGCGGGCGCGGCCGCCGTGGTCGCCTTCACCGTGCAGCAGAGCGGCGGCGCCCTGACCACCGCCGACCTGTACCTGTTCGCGGCGCTGGTGGTGTGCGCGGCCGGCTACACCGAGGGCGGCCGGCTGGCCCGGGTCATGCCGGGCTGGCAGGTGATCGGCTGGGCGCTGGTGCTGTGTCTGCCGCTGAGCGTGCCGGCCGCCGCACTGGCGCTGTCGTACGAACCCGTCCACCTGACCTGGCACGGCGTGACCGGAGTGCTGTGGGTCGCGGCGGGCTCGCAGTTCCTCGGCCTGGTCGTCTGGTACCGGGGCATGGCGGCCATCGGCATCCCGAAGGCCAGCCAGTTGCAGTTGGCCCAACCCCTGCTCACACTGGTGTGGTCGGTGCTGCTGCTGGGCGAGCACCTGACAGTGGCCGCCCCGCTGACGGCCGCGGCGGTGCTCGTGTGCATCGCCGTGACCCAGCGCGCGCGTGGCTGA
- a CDS encoding DUF1918 domain-containing protein yields MRATVGDQLVQHGRVVGQHDKVGEIVEILGQEGNPPYRVRFEDGHEGLCSPGPDTEIRHRDTMK; encoded by the coding sequence ATGCGTGCAACCGTGGGCGACCAGCTTGTCCAGCACGGCAGGGTGGTCGGGCAACACGACAAGGTCGGCGAGATCGTCGAAATCCTGGGCCAGGAGGGCAACCCCCCGTACCGCGTCCGTTTCGAGGACGGGCACGAGGGCCTGTGCTCCCCCGGCCCCGACACCGAGATCCGTCACAGGGACACGATGAAGTAG
- a CDS encoding glycoside hydrolase family 10 protein — MAHGGMKKMLHRKSRMSRRAFAVTTLSALVAGGGAVAAGSAMAGGTTKPARRRATREMRGVWVATVANRDWPSKPGLTADEQCAELIAHLDAAVESRLNAVILQVRPTADALWPSPYEPWSQVLTGTQGEDPGWDPLGTAVEEAHARGLQLHAWFNPYRIANHTDPTRLAESHPARRHPDWVVTYGGKLYYNPGLPEVRAFVQKAMLDAVKRYPVDAVHFDDYFYPYPVAGQTFDDNDAYDRYGGGFATRAEWRRDNIDRLVQEMAAGIRKIRPSTEFGISPFGVWRNAATDPLGSDSRAGVQTYDDLYADTRKWVREGWIDYICPQLYWNIGFAAADYAKLVPWWAEVARGSRTRLYLGEALYKAGDPAQPAAWQDKAELSRHLTLAKDHVEARGHVFFAAKDVAADRIGAMARVVADHYGRPAIPPR, encoded by the coding sequence ATGGCACACGGAGGTATGAAGAAGATGCTGCACCGCAAGTCGCGGATGTCACGGCGGGCGTTCGCGGTGACCACCCTGTCGGCACTCGTGGCGGGAGGCGGCGCGGTGGCGGCCGGCTCCGCCATGGCGGGCGGAACGACGAAGCCGGCCCGGCGCCGGGCGACCCGCGAGATGCGCGGTGTGTGGGTGGCGACCGTGGCGAACCGGGACTGGCCCTCCAAGCCGGGGCTGACCGCCGACGAACAGTGCGCCGAGCTGATCGCTCACCTGGACGCGGCGGTGGAAAGCCGCCTGAACGCGGTCATCCTCCAGGTGCGGCCCACGGCCGACGCCCTGTGGCCCTCGCCGTACGAGCCGTGGTCGCAGGTCCTCACCGGTACTCAGGGCGAGGACCCCGGCTGGGACCCGCTCGGTACGGCCGTCGAGGAGGCCCACGCCCGTGGGCTGCAGTTGCACGCCTGGTTCAACCCGTACCGCATCGCCAACCACACCGACCCCACCAGGCTGGCCGAATCCCACCCCGCCCGCCGGCACCCGGACTGGGTGGTGACGTACGGCGGCAAGCTCTACTACAACCCGGGGCTGCCCGAGGTCCGCGCGTTCGTGCAGAAGGCGATGCTCGACGCGGTGAAGCGGTACCCGGTGGACGCGGTCCACTTCGACGACTACTTCTACCCGTACCCGGTGGCGGGCCAGACCTTCGACGACAACGACGCCTACGACCGCTACGGCGGCGGCTTCGCGACCCGGGCCGAGTGGCGGCGGGACAACATCGACCGGCTGGTCCAGGAGATGGCGGCCGGCATCAGGAAGATCCGGCCCAGCACGGAGTTCGGCATCAGCCCGTTCGGCGTGTGGCGCAACGCCGCCACCGACCCCCTCGGCTCCGACTCACGGGCGGGCGTGCAGACGTACGACGACCTGTACGCGGACACCCGCAAGTGGGTCCGCGAGGGCTGGATCGACTACATCTGCCCGCAGCTGTACTGGAACATCGGCTTCGCGGCCGCCGACTACGCCAAGCTCGTGCCCTGGTGGGCGGAGGTGGCGCGCGGCAGCCGGACGAGGCTGTACCTCGGCGAGGCGCTGTACAAGGCCGGCGATCCGGCGCAGCCCGCCGCCTGGCAGGACAAGGCCGAGCTGTCCCGGCACCTCACCCTGGCCAAGGACCACGTGGAGGCGCGCGGGCACGTCTTCTTCGCCGCGAAGGACGTGGCGGCGGACCGGATCGGGGCGATGGCACGGGTGGTCGCCGACCACTATGGGCGGCCGGCGATTCCGCCGCGCTGA
- a CDS encoding 3-hydroxybutyryl-CoA dehydrogenase yields the protein MTGISGDIARVGVVGCGQMGAGIAEVCARAGLDVMVAETTGEALEIGRTRLFTSLAKAAERGKISEEERDATQARMSFTTDLGEFADRDLVIEAVVENEQVKTEIFQVLDQVVTRPDAILASNTSSIPLVKLAVATSRPDQVIGIHFFNPAPVQKLVELIPALTTSEGTLARAQQFAEKLLGKHAIRAQDRSGFVVNALLIPYLLSAIRMFESGIASREDIDNGMELGCAHPMGPLKLSDLIGLDTVASVAQSMYDEFKEPLYASPPLLLRMVDAGRLGRKTGSGFYTYG from the coding sequence GTGACCGGCATCTCCGGAGATATTGCACGCGTCGGTGTGGTGGGCTGCGGCCAGATGGGAGCGGGCATCGCCGAGGTGTGCGCCCGCGCCGGGCTGGACGTGATGGTCGCCGAGACCACCGGCGAGGCCCTGGAGATCGGCCGTACCCGGCTGTTCACTTCTCTGGCCAAGGCGGCCGAGCGCGGCAAGATCAGCGAGGAGGAGCGGGACGCCACGCAGGCGCGGATGTCCTTCACCACGGACCTGGGCGAGTTCGCCGACCGTGACCTGGTGATCGAGGCCGTCGTCGAGAACGAGCAGGTGAAGACCGAGATCTTCCAGGTACTCGACCAGGTCGTGACCCGCCCGGACGCCATCCTGGCCTCCAACACCTCCTCGATCCCGCTGGTGAAGCTGGCGGTCGCCACCTCCCGCCCCGACCAGGTCATCGGCATCCACTTCTTCAACCCGGCCCCGGTGCAGAAGCTCGTCGAGCTGATCCCGGCGCTCACCACCTCCGAGGGCACGCTCGCCCGTGCCCAGCAGTTCGCCGAGAAACTGCTCGGGAAGCACGCCATCCGCGCCCAGGACCGCTCCGGCTTCGTGGTGAACGCGCTGCTGATCCCCTACCTCCTCTCCGCGATCCGGATGTTCGAGTCGGGCATCGCCAGCCGCGAGGACATCGACAACGGCATGGAGCTCGGCTGCGCCCACCCGATGGGCCCGCTGAAGCTCTCCGACCTGATCGGTCTGGACACGGTCGCCTCGGTGGCGCAGAGCATGTACGACGAGTTCAAGGAGCCGCTGTACGCCTCTCCCCCGCTGCTGCTGCGCATGGTCGACGCGGGCCGGCTCGGCCGTAAGACCGGCTCGGGCTTCTACACCTACGGCTGA
- a CDS encoding NUDIX hydrolase, translating to MQWTKQNEQTVYENRWFTVNLADVELPDGRHLDHFLIRLRPVAVATVVNEANEVLLLWRHRFITDSWGWELAAGVVEDGEDIVRAAARELEEETGWRPGPLHHLMSVEPSNGLTDARHHIYWADEGEYVGHPVDDFESDRREWVPLKLVPDMVARGEVPAANMAAALLLLHHLRLGQDVLP from the coding sequence GTGCAGTGGACGAAACAGAACGAACAAACTGTGTATGAAAACCGCTGGTTCACCGTCAACCTGGCAGACGTGGAGCTGCCGGACGGCCGACACCTGGACCACTTCCTCATACGGCTGCGGCCGGTCGCCGTGGCCACGGTGGTCAACGAGGCCAATGAAGTCCTCCTCCTGTGGCGCCACCGTTTCATCACCGACAGCTGGGGGTGGGAGCTCGCGGCGGGCGTCGTCGAGGACGGCGAGGACATCGTCCGCGCGGCCGCCAGGGAGCTGGAGGAGGAGACCGGCTGGCGGCCGGGACCCCTGCACCACCTCATGAGCGTGGAGCCCTCCAACGGGCTCACCGACGCCCGGCACCACATCTACTGGGCCGACGAGGGCGAGTACGTCGGGCATCCCGTGGACGACTTCGAGTCGGACCGCCGGGAATGGGTCCCGCTCAAGCTCGTCCCCGACATGGTCGCCCGTGGGGAGGTCCCGGCCGCCAACATGGCGGCCGCGTTACTGCTGCTGCACCATCTCAGGCTCGGGCAGGACGTCTTGCCCTGA
- a CDS encoding transcriptional regulator — translation MQPNTLLDAILDEAGISHAGLAAHVNQAGRARGLALRYEHTAVARWLKGQRPRGQVPDLICEVLATRLHRTVTLDDIGLGVPGEQSVAHTTSLSGFVERATALWRSDEQQRPHILGAPAVTGTPAVMPVWEWENPPEDVDVSRGGRHRVTPADLEMLRAARTHYEQMYRKAGGIATRTRIVGFLNAEAAPLLRGSYTDATGRQLHRATGGLVAVAGICAYDSDAHGLAQRYFHQALRLAKASGDRGLGAYVIALLVNQALFMREFRQAVAFAEAALRAAGKHITPALASDLYAMQAKAYAHLGDGTSALSCIRRAEQAAERIRRGYEPDETGYVQPGLVNVQVAEALLSLGELAAAGEHAAAAVDNPAHDRGRVHRLAMLSTIELRQGHADKAVATAVQMAEQARGMESQRLRDRLRAVREYLVRSGCAGTSEAAELIDGALRVPL, via the coding sequence ATGCAGCCCAATACCTTGCTCGACGCGATCCTGGACGAGGCGGGGATCTCGCACGCGGGGCTGGCCGCACACGTGAACCAGGCGGGGAGAGCGCGCGGGCTCGCGCTCAGGTACGAACACACCGCCGTCGCACGGTGGTTGAAGGGGCAGCGGCCGCGCGGCCAGGTGCCCGACCTGATCTGCGAGGTGCTCGCCACCCGGCTGCACCGTACGGTCACGCTCGACGACATCGGCCTCGGTGTGCCCGGCGAACAGTCGGTCGCGCACACCACCTCGCTGTCCGGCTTCGTGGAGCGGGCCACCGCGCTGTGGCGCTCCGACGAGCAGCAGCGGCCCCACATCCTGGGCGCGCCCGCGGTCACGGGTACGCCGGCCGTCATGCCCGTGTGGGAGTGGGAGAACCCGCCCGAGGACGTGGACGTGTCGCGCGGCGGTCGGCATCGGGTGACCCCCGCCGACCTCGAGATGCTGCGTGCCGCGCGCACCCACTACGAGCAGATGTACCGCAAGGCGGGCGGCATAGCGACCCGCACCCGGATCGTCGGATTCCTCAACGCGGAAGCCGCCCCGCTGCTGCGCGGCAGCTACACCGATGCCACGGGACGTCAACTGCACCGGGCCACGGGCGGGTTGGTGGCGGTCGCCGGTATCTGCGCGTACGACTCCGACGCGCACGGGCTCGCCCAGCGCTACTTCCACCAGGCGCTGCGGCTCGCGAAGGCCAGTGGCGACCGGGGGTTGGGCGCGTATGTGATCGCCCTTCTCGTCAACCAGGCGCTGTTCATGCGGGAGTTCCGGCAGGCCGTCGCCTTCGCGGAGGCCGCGCTGCGGGCGGCCGGCAAGCACATCACCCCGGCCCTCGCCTCCGACCTGTACGCGATGCAGGCGAAGGCGTACGCCCACCTCGGCGACGGCACGAGCGCCCTGTCCTGCATCCGGCGTGCCGAGCAGGCCGCCGAACGCATCCGTCGTGGATACGAACCCGACGAAACGGGCTATGTCCAGCCCGGACTCGTCAACGTCCAGGTGGCGGAGGCGTTGCTCAGCCTCGGGGAGCTGGCCGCAGCGGGGGAGCACGCCGCGGCCGCCGTCGACAATCCCGCCCACGACCGCGGCCGGGTGCACCGGCTCGCCATGCTCAGCACGATCGAGCTGCGCCAGGGCCATGCCGACAAAGCGGTGGCCACCGCGGTGCAGATGGCCGAGCAGGCCCGGGGGATGGAGTCCCAGCGCCTGCGCGACAGACTCCGGGCGGTACGCGAATACCTGGTGCGAAGCGGTTGCGCGGGCACCTCCGAGGCCGCCGAACTCATCGACGGAGCACTGCGCGTACCGCTTTAG
- a CDS encoding PP2C family protein-serine/threonine phosphatase, with the protein MFRIKARVPRKVLAMGLPTAWGAMAITYKLACPLAQQDGFGARVVTSAVFFAVGTGLIVHVRRALLRELRQVRKVAGAAQSALLRPLPSRIDGLNVAAAQLSADRSACVGGDLYEVIATEHGVRAVMGDVRGHGIAALGTVAAVLGSFREAVHDEPDLGRVLHRLDRALARHLRERAREEHPSAGREPDSPVAEEFVTVLLLQIGRDGEITALNCGHPWPYLLTGGGVEPLARADPLPPLGPFPLPVELTPLPCGSLQPGDSLVLYTDGVEDARDARGRFFSLQAALMGVVRNAPITPQTVLRTLFTALLRHTRGRPADDVALLVLRNGRTRVECSQPSGARGTARPATHNPQPTNHL; encoded by the coding sequence ATGTTCCGCATCAAGGCTCGGGTTCCCCGCAAGGTGCTGGCGATGGGGCTGCCCACCGCATGGGGCGCGATGGCGATCACCTACAAGCTGGCCTGCCCGCTCGCCCAGCAGGACGGCTTCGGGGCTCGTGTGGTCACCAGTGCCGTCTTCTTCGCCGTGGGTACGGGGCTGATCGTGCACGTCCGGCGGGCGTTGCTGCGGGAGCTCCGGCAGGTCCGCAAGGTCGCCGGTGCCGCGCAGAGCGCGCTGCTACGGCCGCTGCCTTCGCGCATCGACGGGTTGAACGTCGCCGCCGCTCAGCTCTCCGCGGACCGCAGTGCCTGTGTCGGCGGTGACCTGTACGAGGTCATCGCCACCGAGCACGGCGTACGGGCGGTGATGGGCGACGTACGCGGCCATGGCATCGCCGCCCTCGGCACGGTCGCCGCGGTCCTCGGCAGCTTCCGCGAGGCCGTTCACGACGAACCCGACCTGGGCCGGGTCCTGCACAGACTGGACCGGGCCCTGGCCCGGCACCTGCGCGAGCGGGCCCGCGAAGAGCACCCTTCCGCGGGCCGGGAGCCCGACAGCCCGGTCGCCGAGGAGTTCGTCACCGTCCTGTTGCTGCAGATCGGGCGGGACGGCGAGATCACCGCCCTCAACTGCGGTCACCCCTGGCCGTATCTGCTGACCGGCGGCGGCGTCGAACCCCTCGCCCGCGCCGATCCCCTCCCGCCCCTGGGCCCGTTCCCCCTCCCCGTCGAACTGACCCCATTGCCCTGTGGCTCCCTGCAGCCCGGTGACTCCCTGGTCCTGTACACGGACGGCGTCGAGGACGCGAGGGACGCGAGAGGCCGGTTCTTTTCCCTGCAGGCGGCGCTCATGGGAGTCGTACGCAACGCCCCGATCACTCCGCAGACAGTCCTGCGCACCCTCTTCACGGCCCTCCTGCGCCACACAAGAGGAAGGCCGGCAGACGACGTGGCGCTACTGGTCCTACGGAACGGCAGAACCAGGGTGGAGTGCAGCCAACCTTCAGGGGCGCGGGGAACTGCGCGACCAGCCACACACAACCCGCAGCCGACCAACCACCTTTAG